The following proteins come from a genomic window of Synechococcus sp. BIOS-E4-1:
- a CDS encoding metal ABC transporter permease: MSELDLWLVPLLMSLLVGVLCPVTGTLLVTQRRVLQANLISHAVLPGVAIAVGFGLDPAIGGVISGLLGSLAAERMQRGQPAGQEAVINTVLAGFLGLGVLLIPVLNIRLDLEALLFGDLLIVDWSDLYKVLVAAAAMALLLLTRYRQLVFLGVDPDGAEASGLPIRSLQLVQALVTSMVIVSSMAAVGVILVIGLLCAPVLPGLWRVSSLRAAMFQSSLVGLALSAVGFLLALALNLPPGPLIGVVCMVLLCIPRLRSASAT, translated from the coding sequence ATGAGTGAGCTCGATCTCTGGCTGGTGCCATTGCTGATGTCGCTGCTCGTTGGGGTGCTCTGCCCCGTCACCGGCACGTTGCTGGTGACGCAGCGACGAGTGCTGCAGGCGAATCTGATTTCCCATGCCGTTCTTCCAGGCGTCGCCATCGCGGTTGGATTCGGCCTGGACCCAGCCATCGGCGGCGTGATCAGCGGTCTGCTGGGTTCACTGGCGGCTGAGCGCATGCAGCGTGGGCAACCTGCTGGTCAGGAAGCTGTGATCAATACGGTGCTCGCTGGTTTTCTCGGCCTCGGTGTGCTCTTGATTCCAGTGCTCAACATTCGCCTTGATCTGGAGGCGCTTCTGTTCGGCGATTTGCTGATTGTGGACTGGTCAGACCTCTACAAAGTGCTTGTGGCTGCCGCTGCGATGGCGTTGTTGCTGCTGACCCGCTACCGACAGCTCGTGTTTCTGGGTGTTGATCCGGATGGTGCTGAGGCTTCGGGTTTGCCGATCAGGAGCCTGCAGCTGGTGCAGGCGCTGGTTACTTCCATGGTGATCGTCAGTTCCATGGCTGCTGTGGGAGTGATCCTGGTGATTGGCCTGCTCTGCGCACCGGTGCTTCCGGGTCTCTGGCGCGTCAGCAGTCTGCGTGCCGCGATGTTTCAGTCGTCGCTGGTGGGCCTGGCCCTCAGTGCCGTGGGTTTCCTGTTGGCTCTTGCTCTCAACTTGCCTCCCGGCCCCCTGATCGGTGTTGTCTGCATGGTTTTGCTCTGTATCCCGAGACTGCGATCTGCCAGCGCGACATGA
- a CDS encoding metal ABC transporter solute-binding protein, Zn/Mn family: MPFPLVTAAAGTLLAAASSAPTVVAVDGVLCDITKKLVADQGRVICLIPAGADPHTMALRPADRSYLSKAKLVLLNGYNLTPALKGVKAGGPVVSVGEIAVPSNPMNDPHLWHDPAIAASMTNAVAVKLKPVFNGTQDAAIDQRRAAMDSVLSSLGTWTGQQIQTVPAEQRVLITGHRAYSFLARRFGIRELPVVDEYATGGRMRPSSLGAISKAIKKSGTKVIFPEALPPSKTMRRISKASGVPLASKPLFADGQAPGKSLVQTATSNICTFVVAQGGRCDENGAAQLQQRWASIR; encoded by the coding sequence TTGCCTTTCCCTCTCGTCACGGCAGCAGCAGGAACCCTGCTGGCCGCTGCATCTTCAGCCCCAACGGTTGTTGCAGTTGACGGCGTTCTTTGCGACATCACCAAGAAGCTGGTGGCTGATCAAGGTCGCGTGATTTGCCTGATCCCGGCGGGTGCAGACCCGCACACCATGGCCCTCAGGCCTGCTGACCGCAGCTATCTCAGCAAAGCCAAGCTTGTGCTGCTGAACGGTTACAACCTCACCCCTGCTCTCAAGGGCGTCAAAGCCGGTGGCCCGGTGGTCTCCGTTGGTGAAATTGCTGTTCCCAGCAATCCCATGAATGATCCGCACCTCTGGCACGACCCTGCGATTGCGGCGTCCATGACCAATGCGGTTGCGGTGAAGCTCAAGCCCGTGTTCAACGGAACGCAGGACGCAGCGATTGATCAACGCAGGGCCGCCATGGATTCAGTGCTCAGTTCGCTCGGAACCTGGACGGGCCAGCAGATTCAGACAGTTCCTGCTGAACAGCGGGTTCTGATTACAGGACACCGTGCCTATTCCTTCCTGGCGCGTCGGTTCGGCATCCGTGAACTCCCTGTTGTTGACGAATACGCCACCGGAGGACGGATGCGCCCCTCCAGCCTGGGTGCCATCAGCAAGGCGATCAAGAAATCTGGAACCAAGGTGATTTTTCCAGAGGCGCTGCCTCCGTCCAAGACGATGCGCCGGATCAGCAAAGCCAGTGGCGTTCCCCTCGCCAGCAAGCCCTTGTTTGCAGACGGCCAGGCTCCAGGGAAAAGTCTTGTTCAGACAGCTACCAGCAACATCTGCACGTTCGTTGTTGCCCAGGGTGGACGTTGTGATGAGAACGGTGCAGCTCAGCTTCAGCAGCGCTGGGCCTCAATCCGCTGA